One segment of Candidatus Methylomirabilota bacterium DNA contains the following:
- a CDS encoding oligosaccharide flippase family protein yields MTVGKLAVRGILWMGAATYANMLVTIATSIALARLLDPRDFGVIAYAAFLLSVVGLVKEWGFDSALLHRQDRLGEAIPTHFALHVIGSLLVLGLAVLLMPLAGRYKGWETAWVVVLLGLGLVFESGGATVRTLLEKEMAFRATGTVEFVSSLLANIAGVAYAALGGGLWSLVVLRVALALFRTAGFWIVSSTRFGPRLSPSMAWWYLRSFGLPIWLGGFFSIFTYQFDDFLVGSLVGLTELGFYSKAFAMSLLPLSLTGVLSRVVSPIYSSTQRDLGHLARTFELAQGGKIRLVAPFVAIMWFGAFEFVILVLGEKWLPMVPLLRVLLAYGLLRSVFDDTAALTTLGLGRPDYFFRIQVFQGISLVSLGPLLVWVWGAKGAAWVMTGMMLCSVVLVWRLIAHRVPINVREIVLNPMVSLTVASATVGVGMSVAAFDQPALSFLYKGFLFAVAYAAVLLALERQRLARLLGTAWTLCR; encoded by the coding sequence ATGACCGTCGGCAAGCTCGCCGTCCGGGGCATCCTGTGGATGGGGGCGGCCACCTACGCGAACATGCTGGTGACCATCGCCACCTCCATCGCCCTGGCCCGGCTGCTCGACCCCCGCGACTTCGGGGTCATCGCCTACGCGGCGTTCCTGCTGAGCGTCGTGGGCCTGGTGAAGGAGTGGGGGTTCGACTCGGCCTTGCTGCACCGCCAGGACCGCCTGGGCGAGGCGATCCCGACCCATTTCGCGCTCCACGTCATCGGCTCCCTGCTCGTGCTCGGCCTGGCGGTCCTGCTGATGCCGCTGGCCGGCCGGTACAAGGGGTGGGAGACCGCCTGGGTCGTCGTCCTGCTCGGGCTCGGCCTCGTCTTCGAGAGCGGCGGGGCGACCGTCCGGACCCTGCTGGAGAAGGAGATGGCGTTCCGGGCGACCGGGACGGTCGAGTTCGTGAGCAGCCTGCTGGCGAACATCGCCGGGGTGGCCTACGCCGCCCTGGGGGGCGGCCTCTGGAGCCTGGTCGTCCTCCGGGTGGCGCTGGCCCTGTTCAGGACCGCCGGCTTCTGGATCGTGTCGTCCACCCGGTTCGGGCCCCGGCTCTCGCCGAGCATGGCGTGGTGGTACCTGCGGAGCTTCGGGCTGCCGATCTGGCTGGGAGGGTTCTTCAGCATCTTCACGTATCAATTCGACGATTTTCTGGTCGGGAGCCTGGTCGGGCTCACCGAGCTGGGCTTCTACAGCAAGGCGTTCGCGATGTCGCTGCTCCCGCTGAGCCTCACCGGCGTGCTCAGTCGGGTGGTCTCGCCGATCTACTCGTCGACCCAGCGCGACCTGGGCCATCTCGCCCGCACGTTCGAGCTCGCCCAGGGCGGGAAGATCCGCCTGGTGGCGCCGTTCGTCGCCATCATGTGGTTCGGGGCCTTCGAGTTCGTGATCCTGGTGCTGGGCGAGAAGTGGCTTCCCATGGTGCCCCTCCTCCGTGTGCTGCTGGCGTACGGGCTGCTGCGCTCGGTCTTCGACGACACGGCTGCGCTCACCACCCTGGGCCTGGGCCGCCCCGACTACTTCTTCCGGATCCAGGTGTTCCAGGGAATCTCTCTGGTCTCGCTGGGGCCGCTGCTGGTGTGGGTCTGGGGCGCGAAGGGGGCCGCCTGGGTGATGACCGGCATGATGCTCTGCTCGGTGGTGCTGGTGTGGCGGCTCATCGCCCACCGGGTGCCCATCAACGTGCGAGAGATCGTGCTGAACCCGATGGTGAGCCTGACGGTGGCGAGCGCGACGGTGGGGGTGGGGATGAGCGTGGCGGCGTTCGACCAGCCGGCTCTCTCCTTCCTGTACAAGGGGTTCTTGTTCGCGGTCGCTTACGCGGCCGTGCTCCTGGCGCTGGAGCGCCAGCGGCTGGCCAGGCTCCTGGGGACGGCCTGGACGCTGTGCCGGTAG
- a CDS encoding glycosyltransferase family 4 protein has protein sequence MYSVGVPFAAGGIGTIASHAAEGLHRGGLLGRVLAPVAAPSTIPAHLVRTFPLSRLAGRLHGRITSYVVKDNLFDLWASRHVAPSDVFYGWAHHSLFSMRAARRHGAITMIDRGSAEPATQKRLLDEEYGRLGLRGSPMSRWNVGKMVRESAEADLIAVPSRFVYQTFVDAGYPDSKLFLNPLGVDLDRFSPGPGPPPTFRVVFVGIVGIQKGVHYLLRAWNALRLKDAELCVIGWVDPSFRGTLKAELARMAGSRVVWPGPVAAPEHEYRRSSVFVLPSLQDGFGSVVIEAMASGLPVIVTDRTGARDCVREGVDGFVVPAGDADALGERLRYLHAHPEAISRMGAEARRRAQAYTWDAYRQRLVARVRALAG, from the coding sequence GTGTACTCGGTGGGGGTTCCGTTCGCCGCCGGGGGAATCGGCACCATCGCCTCCCACGCGGCCGAGGGACTTCACCGGGGCGGCTTGCTCGGCCGGGTGCTGGCCCCGGTGGCCGCCCCCTCCACGATCCCCGCCCACCTGGTCCGGACATTCCCGCTGAGCCGGCTGGCCGGGCGGCTCCACGGGCGGATCACGAGCTACGTCGTCAAGGACAACCTGTTCGACCTGTGGGCCAGCCGGCACGTGGCCCCGAGTGACGTGTTCTACGGCTGGGCCCATCACTCGCTGTTCTCGATGCGCGCCGCCAGGCGCCACGGCGCGATCACCATGATCGATCGGGGCTCCGCCGAGCCGGCCACCCAGAAGCGCCTGCTGGACGAGGAGTACGGGCGACTGGGGCTTCGGGGGAGCCCGATGAGCCGCTGGAATGTCGGCAAGATGGTCCGGGAGTCGGCCGAGGCGGACCTGATCGCCGTCCCTTCGCGATTCGTGTACCAGACCTTCGTCGACGCCGGGTACCCGGACTCGAAGCTGTTCCTGAACCCCCTGGGCGTGGACCTCGATCGCTTCTCGCCGGGCCCGGGGCCGCCGCCGACCTTTCGGGTCGTGTTCGTCGGCATCGTGGGCATTCAGAAGGGCGTGCACTACCTCCTCCGAGCCTGGAACGCGCTCCGGCTGAAGGACGCGGAGCTCTGCGTGATCGGCTGGGTGGACCCGAGCTTCCGCGGGACGCTGAAGGCCGAGCTGGCCCGGATGGCGGGATCCCGCGTCGTGTGGCCGGGGCCGGTGGCGGCGCCCGAGCACGAGTACCGCCGATCGAGCGTGTTCGTGCTGCCGTCGCTTCAGGACGGATTCGGCAGCGTCGTCATCGAGGCCATGGCGTCGGGCCTTCCGGTCATCGTCACGGATCGAACGGGAGCCCGGGACTGCGTGCGGGAGGGCGTCGACGGCTTCGTGGTGCCGGCCGGTGATGCGGACGCGCTCGGGGAGCGGCTCCGCTACCTCCACGCGCACCCCGAGGCGATCTCCCGCATGGGCGCCGAGGCGCGGCGGCGCGCCCAGGCGTACACCTGGGACGCCTACCGGCAGCGGCTGGTGGCCCGCGTCCGGGCGCTCGCCGGGTGA
- a CDS encoding YfhO family protein, whose product MSAFARVPGMLLLFAAMALAVFGPAYLKNGFLFRGDALSQLYASKHFTVTSLKAGVLPYWAPHVFAGVPHLEHPESGAFFPANLLYVVLPFRVAFNFMAVLHVGLAGFFMSWLVKELGANRYGQLMAGVTFMFSTYMFSHFLAGWSNAINVVALSPAVFLFVRRVCESFRMKDAVYAGMALALQLLAGWPQFVAMEAILLGVYAVSSGLLARTVFDRRTAWLFVSRMAAVLLVAAGVGAVYLLAAHSVMRLDVKSAPRHDYFFEGALNPFAALTLLDPLVFGSDADGSFWGQQVGLVNIWETTMYVGIPALVLAALAPVTCGARATAVYVIGLATSLLLATGQSGMIYGWLWHLPGYGSLRLPVRYVSFVPLWLSVLSGLSLSALTRSGRDDARLARVRRVAAGLAGGALVAMAVCGSGAWGRGELVARWLVERGGARYGMVSLQERREFVQRRFATVYDDWRWTAIRTLALVAVSGGALLWLSSSDRSRGWGGAALVGLAVVDLLSHGAPLVYREAAREVARHLDEDEIVRFLKRDPGRFRIQPLDRDATRAFPTNKGMLFGIESIQGYGGVNLRRYYEFANVVNGYARETLYARSSGVVMIRRLGTPVDMLNVRYVLSSSYLNDRTLELVAELGMVNVYRNLGELPRAFDVYRYAVMRDPDAILTALRDGEIDVKKLVVLEEAPTLAPGGRGGARKARIDIREYSPERIRLETDYEQPGFLVLSEIYYPAWVAYLDGAVRPVLKANYILRAVEMPAGVHRVELRYQPTGLRVGALISVASIVACAAFLVGARRKKSLEWPADDGGGIGPAPPGMRGGSA is encoded by the coding sequence ATGAGCGCGTTCGCTCGCGTGCCGGGGATGCTGCTGCTGTTCGCGGCGATGGCGCTGGCGGTGTTCGGCCCCGCCTACCTGAAGAACGGCTTCCTGTTCCGGGGCGATGCGCTGTCGCAGCTCTACGCGTCGAAGCACTTCACCGTGACGTCGCTGAAGGCCGGGGTGCTGCCGTACTGGGCGCCGCACGTGTTCGCCGGGGTGCCGCATCTCGAGCACCCGGAGAGCGGGGCCTTCTTCCCCGCCAATCTCCTGTACGTCGTGCTGCCCTTTCGGGTCGCGTTCAACTTCATGGCCGTGCTGCACGTCGGCCTGGCCGGCTTCTTCATGTCCTGGCTCGTGAAGGAGCTGGGAGCCAATCGGTACGGCCAGCTGATGGCCGGCGTGACGTTCATGTTCAGCACGTACATGTTCAGCCATTTCCTGGCCGGATGGTCGAACGCCATCAACGTGGTGGCCCTGTCGCCGGCGGTGTTTTTGTTCGTGCGGAGGGTGTGCGAGTCGTTCCGGATGAAGGACGCCGTCTACGCCGGGATGGCGCTGGCCCTCCAGCTGCTGGCCGGGTGGCCGCAATTCGTGGCCATGGAAGCGATTCTGCTGGGCGTCTACGCGGTGAGCTCGGGGCTGCTGGCGCGCACGGTCTTCGACCGGCGGACCGCCTGGCTCTTCGTCTCGCGGATGGCCGCAGTCCTGCTGGTGGCGGCCGGCGTGGGCGCCGTCTACCTGCTGGCGGCCCACTCGGTGATGAGACTGGATGTCAAGAGCGCGCCGCGGCACGATTACTTCTTCGAGGGCGCGCTGAACCCGTTCGCGGCCCTCACGCTGCTCGATCCGTTGGTGTTCGGGAGCGACGCCGACGGCTCGTTCTGGGGCCAGCAGGTCGGACTGGTGAACATCTGGGAGACCACGATGTACGTGGGGATCCCGGCGCTCGTGCTGGCGGCGCTGGCGCCGGTGACGTGCGGGGCGCGGGCGACGGCCGTGTACGTGATCGGGCTGGCGACCAGCCTCCTGCTGGCCACCGGCCAGAGCGGGATGATCTACGGCTGGTTGTGGCATCTGCCGGGGTACGGGAGCCTGCGGCTGCCCGTGCGGTACGTGAGCTTCGTGCCACTGTGGCTGAGCGTGCTGAGCGGCCTGAGCCTGTCGGCGCTGACCCGGTCGGGACGTGACGACGCGCGGCTGGCCCGGGTGCGCCGGGTCGCCGCCGGCCTGGCCGGCGGCGCGCTGGTGGCGATGGCGGTGTGCGGATCGGGCGCCTGGGGACGGGGGGAGCTGGTGGCCCGGTGGCTCGTCGAGCGGGGAGGGGCCCGGTACGGCATGGTCTCCCTCCAGGAGCGCCGGGAATTCGTGCAGCGCCGGTTCGCCACCGTGTATGACGACTGGCGGTGGACGGCGATCCGCACGCTCGCGCTGGTGGCCGTCTCGGGTGGGGCGTTGCTGTGGCTCTCGTCGAGCGACCGATCGCGCGGGTGGGGCGGAGCCGCGCTGGTCGGGCTGGCCGTGGTCGATCTGCTGAGCCACGGCGCTCCACTCGTCTACCGGGAAGCCGCGCGCGAGGTCGCGCGGCACCTCGACGAGGACGAGATCGTGCGGTTCCTCAAGCGGGACCCCGGCCGGTTCCGGATCCAGCCGCTCGATCGGGACGCGACCCGGGCGTTCCCGACGAACAAGGGCATGCTGTTCGGCATCGAGAGCATCCAGGGCTACGGAGGCGTGAACCTGCGGCGCTACTATGAGTTCGCCAACGTCGTGAACGGGTACGCGCGCGAGACCCTGTATGCGCGCAGCTCCGGGGTCGTGATGATCCGGCGGCTCGGGACTCCCGTCGACATGCTGAACGTGCGATACGTGCTGTCGTCGAGCTATCTGAACGACAGGACCCTGGAGCTGGTGGCCGAGCTCGGCATGGTCAACGTGTATCGGAACCTCGGCGAGCTGCCGCGGGCGTTCGACGTGTATCGGTACGCGGTGATGCGCGATCCGGACGCCATTCTCACGGCGTTGCGGGACGGGGAGATCGACGTGAAGAAGCTGGTGGTGCTGGAGGAGGCGCCGACTCTCGCCCCGGGCGGCCGGGGAGGCGCCCGGAAGGCCCGGATCGACATCCGGGAGTACTCGCCGGAGCGGATCCGGCTGGAGACGGACTACGAGCAGCCGGGGTTCCTGGTCCTGAGCGAGATCTACTACCCGGCCTGGGTGGCGTACCTCGACGGCGCGGTGAGGCCGGTCCTCAAGGCGAACTACATCCTCCGAGCCGTGGAGATGCCGGCCGGGGTGCACCGGGTGGAGCTCCGATACCAGCCCACCGGACTGCGGGTCGGGGCCCTGATCTCGGTGGCGAGCATCGTGGCCTGCGCGGCCTTCCTCGTGGGGGCCCGGCGGAAGAAGTCGCTCGAGTGGCCCGCCGACGATGGCGGCGGGATCGGGCCGGCGCCGCCGGGGATGCGGGGGGGTTCCGCCTAG
- a CDS encoding DUF2304 domain-containing protein: protein MLPLRLEIFAIATLLCFMGWVAYLIRHRRLGLTETLPWLLSTLVALIVTLFPSALIWVARVLRFEVPSNALFVFAYLYVLWNVLVLTINFSTQTARLRRLAQECALLDAEVRALQRRIEPVK, encoded by the coding sequence ATGTTGCCGCTGCGCCTCGAGATCTTCGCCATCGCCACGCTGTTGTGCTTCATGGGCTGGGTCGCCTATCTCATCCGCCACCGGCGGCTCGGGCTGACCGAGACCCTGCCGTGGCTGCTCTCCACGCTCGTGGCGCTCATCGTCACCCTCTTTCCGTCGGCGCTCATCTGGGTGGCCCGGGTCCTCCGCTTCGAGGTGCCGTCCAATGCCCTGTTCGTGTTCGCCTACCTCTACGTGCTCTGGAACGTGCTGGTGCTGACGATCAACTTCTCCACCCAGACGGCGCGGCTCCGGCGGCTCGCTCAGGAATGCGCCCTGCTGGATGCCGAGGTCAGGGCCCTGCAGCGCCGGATCGAGCCGGTCAAATGA